In Geopsychrobacter electrodiphilus DSM 16401, a single window of DNA contains:
- a CDS encoding AAA family ATPase has translation MHKKLENIFYEVRKPVLDWDDIGGFAEVKEILKEMVCLPLLKPEMIAQHQLGIPAGVMMWGPLGVGITMLAEACAKEAGASFVYISGQEMLGKAEELVEAFDTAIHEAPCVLFISDCEWLAPRENCNYEWGPGNLRGIPPTFATKELNRLFVEQIDRINQVGNVMLIGSCYRIDTVDQAIIKEKKRFNRKVFVHPPRVIDRRAMLDIYLNQMPNLAEDVDRDKLAELSEGYVGWDAESLCKRATINAIKEDSSAVTMAHFLKSLKEVRYWLTPDMTRVYHEIYENDCPHHYAF, from the coding sequence ATGCATAAGAAGCTTGAAAATATTTTTTATGAAGTTCGAAAACCCGTTCTTGATTGGGATGATATCGGTGGTTTTGCCGAGGTCAAAGAGATCCTTAAAGAGATGGTATGCCTCCCCTTGTTAAAGCCTGAAATGATTGCGCAACATCAACTGGGTATTCCCGCCGGGGTTATGATGTGGGGGCCGCTTGGTGTTGGAATCACTATGTTGGCGGAAGCTTGTGCCAAGGAGGCTGGTGCCTCTTTTGTATATATCAGCGGGCAGGAAATGCTGGGGAAAGCCGAGGAACTTGTTGAGGCTTTTGATACCGCTATTCACGAAGCCCCCTGTGTTTTGTTTATCTCCGATTGTGAATGGCTGGCTCCGCGTGAGAATTGCAATTATGAGTGGGGCCCGGGCAATTTGCGAGGGATCCCACCAACCTTTGCAACCAAGGAGTTGAATCGACTCTTTGTCGAGCAGATCGACCGGATTAATCAGGTTGGTAACGTGATGCTGATCGGAAGTTGCTATCGCATTGATACGGTTGATCAGGCTATTATCAAGGAGAAAAAACGCTTCAATCGTAAAGTCTTTGTTCATCCGCCGCGTGTCATAGATCGACGCGCCATGCTCGATATTTACCTGAATCAGATGCCAAATCTGGCGGAAGACGTCGATCGTGACAAACTGGCTGAACTCTCTGAGGGATACGTTGGCTGGGATGCCGAAAGTCTGTGTAAGCGTGCTACAATCAATGCGATCAAGGAAGATTCTTCAGCTGTCACCATGGCCCACTTTTTAAAATCGTTGAAAGAGGTGAGGTACTGGTTAACTCCTGATATGACGAGAGTTTATCATGAGATCTACGAGAACGATTGTCCTCATCATTATGCGTTTTAA
- a CDS encoding CRTAC1 family protein, with product MMRWPVRIFILFAAVVLLAGPVCAQEFSDISKMAGVADDGLGKGVAFADIDNDGYIDIYVSNKGGANKLYRNLGNGTFEDITATAGAGIDDPGFTMGSVFGDYDNDGLVDLYLATGGRYEIEANRLFHNLGNGKFEEVTDKAGVGLKAFTYSASFVDYDNDGRLDLYCANYGPGAKNILYHNNGDGTFTDVTDLAGVGDLSWSWMGVWADVNGDNFQDLYVVNGRYPAGEPNRLYLNNGDGTFKDVTREAGVGDPNWGLGAAFADVDNDGDLDLFVSNYVGKNGLYLNNGHGIFTEASDRVKKDHEGWGKGPTFGDIDNDGDVDLYEGDCKLANQLYLNDGKGNFSDVAGDQPQLQCATVRTKGTAFADIDNDGDLDLYVVNWGAPNKLYLNDQNDRNWLEVKAVGTVSNHDAVGTKIKIMKDGKLIAVRDVATATGFCAQNPLVVHFGLDAAATYDVVAVFPSGIEASVKGVHPGQLLKIVEPAVTHAVAKK from the coding sequence ATGATGAGATGGCCCGTACGTATTTTTATTTTGTTTGCCGCTGTTGTTCTGCTGGCAGGTCCAGTTTGTGCCCAGGAATTTTCAGACATTTCCAAAATGGCCGGGGTTGCTGATGATGGTCTCGGTAAAGGCGTCGCTTTTGCCGACATTGATAATGACGGCTATATTGACATCTATGTGTCTAACAAGGGCGGGGCGAATAAACTCTATCGCAATCTTGGTAATGGCACCTTTGAAGACATAACTGCGACTGCCGGTGCGGGTATTGATGACCCTGGATTTACCATGGGGAGTGTCTTTGGCGATTATGATAATGACGGTCTTGTTGATCTTTACCTGGCAACAGGCGGCCGGTATGAAATTGAAGCCAATCGTCTGTTCCACAACCTTGGTAATGGCAAGTTTGAGGAGGTCACTGACAAGGCTGGTGTCGGCCTGAAGGCATTCACCTATTCGGCCAGCTTTGTTGACTATGATAATGATGGGCGTCTGGATCTATATTGTGCCAACTACGGTCCTGGTGCAAAAAATATTCTTTATCATAATAACGGGGACGGTACTTTTACCGATGTCACGGATCTTGCCGGGGTAGGTGATCTTTCCTGGAGCTGGATGGGAGTCTGGGCTGATGTCAACGGCGACAATTTTCAGGACCTCTATGTCGTCAATGGCCGCTATCCTGCGGGTGAGCCGAATCGTCTCTATTTGAATAACGGGGACGGAACCTTTAAAGATGTCACTCGTGAAGCGGGTGTCGGGGATCCGAACTGGGGCCTTGGTGCAGCTTTTGCTGATGTTGATAACGATGGCGATCTCGACCTCTTTGTCTCTAACTATGTCGGTAAAAATGGACTTTATCTGAATAATGGCCACGGCATCTTTACTGAGGCTTCTGATCGTGTCAAAAAAGATCATGAGGGCTGGGGCAAAGGACCGACCTTTGGTGATATTGATAACGACGGCGACGTTGACCTTTATGAGGGTGATTGCAAGCTTGCCAATCAGCTATATCTGAACGATGGCAAAGGAAATTTTTCCGATGTTGCCGGAGACCAGCCTCAGCTTCAATGCGCGACCGTTCGGACGAAGGGGACCGCCTTTGCTGATATTGATAACGATGGAGATCTTGATCTCTACGTCGTCAACTGGGGTGCTCCTAACAAGCTCTATCTGAATGATCAAAATGACAGGAATTGGCTTGAGGTCAAGGCAGTTGGGACTGTCTCGAACCACGACGCCGTGGGGACCAAAATTAAGATCATGAAAGATGGCAAGCTGATTGCTGTGCGTGATGTGGCAACGGCTACCGGTTTCTGTGCTCAGAATCCGCTGGTCGTTCACTTTGGACTTGATGCCGCTGCAACCTATGATGTCGTCGCCGTATTCCCAAGTGGAATAGAAGCAAGTGTTAAGGGCGTTCATCCGGGTCAATTGCTTAAAATTGTTGAGCCGGCTGTAACCCATGCGGTTGCAAAAAAATAG
- the thiE gene encoding thiamine phosphate synthase — MSGGTTSDLPSLYLITDRKLTSPDLLFVLEAALKAGVRLLQLREKDLSPSALRALAGKVLILTRSYGAKLLLNGSLELAIEIGADGVQLGIDTEKVFEARKILGQRALIGFSAHSPQEVEDAASQGADFATFGPVYFTASKAQYGPPQGLNALQELCNTSSIPIYALGGINPDRINEVINAGAYGVALISAVMAEGDPHKAVRLILQKMTTSHAQLRNTL; from the coding sequence ATGAGCGGAGGCACCACGTCAGATCTCCCTTCGCTTTACCTGATTACCGATCGAAAATTGACGTCCCCGGATCTGCTTTTTGTTCTTGAAGCCGCCCTGAAGGCGGGGGTCAGATTGCTGCAATTGCGAGAGAAAGATCTCTCCCCTTCCGCGCTTCGCGCTCTTGCCGGGAAGGTTCTGATTCTAACAAGGTCCTATGGCGCAAAACTGTTATTGAATGGATCGCTGGAACTTGCCATTGAAATAGGCGCCGACGGTGTACAGCTTGGGATTGACACCGAGAAAGTCTTCGAAGCACGAAAAATCCTTGGCCAGCGTGCCCTGATTGGTTTCTCGGCGCACAGCCCCCAGGAAGTCGAAGATGCAGCCTCCCAAGGCGCCGATTTTGCGACCTTTGGCCCTGTCTATTTTACAGCGTCTAAAGCTCAATATGGCCCGCCTCAGGGTCTCAATGCGTTGCAAGAACTCTGCAATACGTCCTCAATTCCCATCTATGCTTTGGGTGGGATCAATCCCGACCGCATCAATGAAGTCATCAATGCAGGAGCATACGGTGTCGCTCTTATTTCAGCGGTTATGGCTGAGGGAGACCCTCACAAGGCAGTGCGACTCATCCTGCAAAAAATGACAACTAGTCATGCACAGTTGAGGAATACCCTTTGA
- a CDS encoding cytochrome c3 family protein — MRHILLRASLLCGVILFLLSPLPGGVKCVAASSDKGLMTGVHGDKRILPKSCRACHRGMNMSIQGEEKVCLTCHGNSSSRQQMQISGFLDKNARVDLKDIGYELSKPYNHPVLATSGVHQQREVLPEELVNARRHSECIDCHEPHQLRKNAPYRGISKRGLGNFNTGITKEYELCYKCHADSANLPADSSNKREEFRRSNPSFHPIEGEGANSYVISLKSPYKARKEQPGDVSIISCSDCHGSDDSNGPRGPHGSIYRGLLVDNYEMEDGRNENQRAYALCYRCHDRSSILGNESFAYHALHIQGNGTRNFAGTSCFTCHDAHGSSVNQFLIRFNLDVVRPNAAGNLQFKAVGVSSRHGSCALSCHGVDHGPKNY, encoded by the coding sequence TTGCGACATATTTTACTACGTGCATCACTATTATGTGGTGTAATCCTGTTTTTACTTTCCCCTTTGCCTGGTGGGGTGAAATGTGTTGCCGCATCATCAGACAAAGGTCTGATGACAGGTGTTCATGGTGATAAACGGATCTTGCCTAAATCCTGCAGAGCTTGTCATCGTGGTATGAATATGTCTATTCAAGGCGAAGAGAAAGTTTGCTTGACCTGTCATGGCAATTCTAGCTCGCGTCAACAAATGCAAATTTCAGGTTTTCTTGATAAAAATGCGAGGGTTGATTTAAAGGATATTGGTTATGAATTAAGTAAACCCTATAATCATCCAGTGCTAGCCACTAGTGGGGTTCATCAGCAGCGGGAAGTGCTCCCTGAAGAGCTGGTCAACGCGCGCCGTCATTCGGAATGTATCGACTGCCATGAGCCGCATCAGTTGCGGAAGAACGCCCCTTATCGAGGCATCAGCAAGCGAGGGCTTGGTAATTTTAACACCGGCATAACAAAAGAATATGAACTTTGTTATAAATGTCATGCCGATAGCGCAAATCTCCCCGCTGACTCCAGTAACAAAAGAGAAGAGTTCCGTCGCTCAAATCCTTCTTTTCATCCGATTGAGGGAGAGGGGGCCAACTCGTATGTAATCAGTCTCAAGTCGCCCTATAAAGCACGTAAGGAGCAACCTGGTGACGTTTCGATTATTAGCTGTAGTGATTGCCACGGAAGTGATGACAGCAACGGTCCGAGAGGTCCTCATGGTTCAATTTACCGTGGCCTGTTGGTCGATAATTATGAGATGGAAGACGGCCGAAACGAAAACCAACGTGCTTACGCACTGTGTTATCGTTGTCATGATCGTAGCAGTATTCTTGGCAATGAAAGTTTTGCATATCATGCGTTACATATTCAGGGAAACGGTACGCGTAATTTTGCTGGAACCAGTTGTTTTACCTGTCACGACGCTCACGGTAGCAGTGTCAATCAATTTTTGATCCGCTTCAATCTGGACGTAGTCAGGCCGAATGCTGCAGGTAACCTTCAATTTAAAGCTGTTGGCGTTTCGAGTCGTCATGGTTCTTGCGCCCTCAGTTGCCACGGGGTTGATCACGGACCTAAGAATTATTAG
- a CDS encoding FmdE family protein — protein sequence MAELPPQSLFVSLAAKHGHYCPMSTLGVRLGWAARRCIAGNLQSASYDAKTCAADGIRLALGTELLEVLDLNQHRLYCSDSSNTHWQIELKSTALALAASYRTLVTEPERECLLAQLRSADEDFLLKITSGEG from the coding sequence TTGGCCGAACTCCCACCGCAAAGTCTGTTTGTCTCTCTGGCTGCGAAGCACGGGCATTACTGCCCGATGAGCACTCTGGGCGTGCGGCTTGGCTGGGCTGCACGAAGGTGTATTGCAGGCAACCTGCAGTCGGCTTCCTATGATGCGAAGACCTGTGCGGCCGACGGCATTCGACTGGCCTTGGGGACCGAGTTATTGGAGGTGCTTGACCTGAATCAACACCGACTTTATTGTTCTGACTCAAGCAACACTCATTGGCAAATAGAACTGAAGTCAACCGCGTTGGCTCTTGCCGCCTCATATCGAACGCTGGTTACTGAGCCCGAGCGTGAGTGCCTCCTGGCTCAACTGCGTTCGGCCGATGAAGATTTTCTGCTCAAGATCACTTCAGGTGAGGGCTGA
- the thiH gene encoding 2-iminoacetate synthase ThiH yields the protein MSFYTLLQQYPASDLKKRLYEISPEDIDRALSQQKLSVADFICLLSPKINNDQLETLAGIAHRITSQRFGRTIQLYAPLYLSNECHNGCKYCGFSADNHDLRRKTLNDDEILREGDHLHRQGFRHILLLTGEAPEAAGVDYLEHAVKLLSAKFSSLSIEVFPMSRDDYQRLEHVGIDGLALYQETYDQRLYPELHPFGPKSDFRYRLEAPERAGEAGLRRIGIGALLGLGDYLTDAFYTGLHARYLMHRFWRTQVSISFPRLRPAEGGFAPRSIVTDRQLTQLICALRLFLPDAGLILSTRESAELRDNLLPLGITQMSAGSCTAPGGYEGDEGDGEQFAISDHRSPEEIRVLLAERGYEAVWKDWDGAFLGQPE from the coding sequence GTGAGTTTTTACACTCTCCTTCAGCAATATCCGGCATCAGACCTTAAAAAGCGTCTTTATGAAATTTCGCCGGAAGATATCGACCGTGCATTATCTCAGCAAAAACTATCGGTCGCTGATTTCATCTGCCTGCTGTCACCCAAGATCAATAATGACCAACTTGAAACTCTGGCTGGCATTGCGCACCGCATCACCAGTCAGCGCTTCGGTCGGACGATTCAACTCTACGCCCCACTCTACCTTTCAAATGAATGCCACAATGGCTGTAAATATTGCGGTTTCAGTGCCGACAACCACGATCTTCGTAGAAAAACCCTGAATGACGATGAGATCCTGCGTGAAGGCGATCACCTGCACCGCCAAGGGTTCAGACACATACTGCTGTTGACCGGTGAAGCCCCTGAAGCCGCCGGAGTTGACTATCTTGAACATGCAGTAAAACTCCTTTCAGCGAAATTCAGTTCACTCTCAATTGAAGTTTTCCCGATGTCGCGCGACGATTATCAACGTCTTGAACATGTTGGTATCGATGGATTAGCCCTTTACCAGGAGACTTATGACCAGAGGCTCTATCCGGAACTGCACCCCTTCGGCCCGAAGAGTGATTTCCGCTATCGCCTGGAGGCTCCGGAAAGAGCCGGTGAAGCAGGTCTCAGACGGATAGGCATAGGTGCTCTCCTTGGGCTTGGCGATTATTTGACCGACGCCTTTTACACAGGCCTGCACGCCCGCTATCTTATGCACCGCTTCTGGCGCACACAGGTCAGCATCTCATTTCCGCGCCTTCGCCCTGCTGAGGGCGGTTTTGCCCCACGCTCAATAGTCACCGATCGTCAGCTAACACAACTCATCTGCGCATTACGCCTTTTTTTGCCTGACGCTGGATTGATCCTGTCGACGCGCGAAAGCGCCGAACTGAGAGACAATCTCCTCCCCCTCGGCATTACCCAGATGAGCGCCGGGTCCTGCACCGCACCCGGGGGGTATGAAGGGGATGAAGGAGATGGCGAACAGTTTGCTATCAGCGATCATCGCAGTCCAGAGGAGATCCGTGTCCTTCTCGCCGAACGTGGCTATGAAGCCGTCTGGAAAGATTGGGATGGCGCCTTTCTCGGGCAACCGGAATGA
- a CDS encoding thiazole synthase, which produces MDSLVIAGRHFNSRLMVGTGKFSSHSAMQSAMGASGCEIVTVALRRVDINNPGDNMLQHIDRERYLLLPNTSGARDAEEAVRLARLARAAGCEPWIKLEVTPDPYYLLPDPIETLKAAIILIKEGFNVLPYMPADPVLARRLEEAGTVTLMPLGAPIGTNRGLRTRDLIAIIIEQANIPVVVDAGLGAPSHAAEAMEMGADAVLVNTALADTANPTLMGEAFKKGVEAGRLAYLAGLGPQRVKAQASSPLTGFLREE; this is translated from the coding sequence ATGGATTCTCTTGTTATTGCGGGTCGTCACTTCAACTCACGTCTCATGGTGGGAACCGGCAAGTTTTCTTCGCATTCAGCCATGCAGTCTGCGATGGGCGCTTCGGGGTGCGAAATTGTCACCGTTGCCTTACGCCGGGTTGACATTAACAACCCTGGTGACAACATGCTGCAGCATATAGATCGCGAGCGTTACCTGCTCCTTCCAAACACGAGTGGTGCCCGCGATGCCGAAGAAGCCGTGCGCCTGGCCCGCCTGGCCCGGGCCGCAGGCTGCGAGCCCTGGATAAAGCTGGAAGTGACCCCTGACCCTTATTATCTGTTGCCCGATCCGATCGAGACCTTAAAAGCCGCAATTATTTTAATCAAAGAGGGCTTCAATGTCCTCCCCTACATGCCGGCCGATCCGGTTCTAGCCCGCCGCCTTGAAGAAGCCGGGACTGTGACTCTGATGCCACTGGGTGCGCCGATCGGGACCAATCGGGGATTAAGAACCCGTGACCTGATCGCAATCATCATCGAGCAGGCCAATATCCCGGTTGTGGTCGATGCCGGACTGGGGGCTCCCTCCCATGCCGCCGAGGCGATGGAGATGGGTGCCGATGCTGTTCTGGTTAATACTGCACTCGCTGATACCGCCAATCCGACACTTATGGGCGAGGCCTTCAAAAAGGGAGTTGAGGCCGGTCGTCTGGCCTATCTTGCGGGTCTTGGTCCTCAGCGTGTCAAAGCCCAAGCGTCCAGTCCTCTTACCGGGTTTCTGAGGGAGGAATAA
- the thiF gene encoding sulfur carrier protein ThiS adenylyltransferase ThiF, producing the protein MSLVKIHLNENPLELQAQTTLQQLRAELKPNADLMIVNGFPATGDYELRNGDQVVMIKRGEIPSAENLEALMMARHTPGVHARIAKSCVGIAGAGGLGSNIAIALARVGVGKLIIADFDLIEPSNLNRQQYFIDQIGLPKVTALKQNLLRINPYVEVETFIERINPQNLTKIFASIDVMVEAFDAPDQKAMLTAAHLQQTSSCPLVAASGMAGFASSNSIQTHRIRDNFYVIGDLETAAQPGQGLMAPRVSIAAGHQANAVLRLLLGEEPS; encoded by the coding sequence ATGTCTTTAGTCAAAATCCACTTAAATGAAAATCCCCTTGAGTTGCAGGCACAAACAACCCTGCAACAGTTGCGCGCAGAGCTAAAACCCAATGCGGATCTGATGATTGTCAACGGTTTCCCGGCAACTGGAGACTATGAGCTCAGAAACGGCGACCAGGTTGTCATGATAAAACGCGGTGAAATCCCTTCCGCTGAGAATCTGGAAGCTCTGATGATGGCGCGGCACACTCCTGGAGTCCATGCTCGTATTGCAAAAAGCTGCGTCGGCATTGCAGGCGCAGGAGGATTGGGGTCCAACATTGCAATCGCCCTTGCCCGTGTTGGAGTCGGGAAACTCATCATTGCTGATTTTGATCTGATTGAACCATCCAACCTTAACCGACAACAATATTTTATTGACCAGATTGGACTTCCGAAAGTCACCGCACTCAAACAGAATCTCCTACGAATCAACCCCTATGTCGAAGTTGAAACCTTTATCGAACGCATCAACCCACAAAACCTAACAAAAATTTTCGCCAGCATTGATGTAATGGTCGAAGCCTTCGATGCTCCAGATCAAAAAGCGATGCTGACAGCTGCGCATCTGCAACAGACGTCAAGCTGTCCCCTGGTCGCGGCCTCGGGGATGGCCGGGTTTGCCTCATCAAACAGCATCCAAACCCACCGCATTCGTGACAACTTTTATGTAATTGGCGACCTGGAAACGGCCGCTCAACCGGGACAAGGCCTGATGGCTCCCCGTGTGAGTATTGCGGCAGGTCATCAGGCCAATGCCGTACTACGTCTCTTGCTGGGAGAAGAACCCTCATGA
- a CDS encoding SLC13 family permease, with translation MDALLVLVILSVSIFLFACNWLRVDLVSLMILLALGITELVSPMEAFSGFSNPAVITVAVMFIISAGLTHTGALQPLTTRLLNISGQNERYMVMTIMATSAVFSAFINNIAATALLMPLAIEMGKKGNVSPSKLLMPLAFGSLLGGVCTLIGTPPNLLANALLKQHANSSFTMFDYSPVGILLLITGIFYMMTLGRRLLPERKSGILTTAYQVKEYIAEVEVLPRSLIANKTIAASRLEENHKLKVRAILRGRQNFPFPHKNRKILAGDILFIEGNPKTILELHRAEGLQVVPEKEYPKNPQRVREDVLVIEASLTPTSEMVGKTLRRVKFADTYGLTVLAIWRSGAPVVRKVDHVTLRFGDVLLLQGTRDHVLHLSQSHGFLLLGNIETSPYRPHRGPASIAILAGAILLATTGVMPIMLSATLGALLMVLSGCLTIKEAYESIDWSIILLIAGTLPLGIAMESSGLAQKLATTLINSAGDLGAWPILAILIFLTLILTAIMSNAATVVLLAPVAYSCAVSLTVDPKPFFMGIAVAASICFISPIGHQSNALVMGPGGYKFFDYTRVGVGLNLLCWSLASLLIPLVFPF, from the coding sequence GTGGATGCGCTACTGGTTCTTGTAATCCTGTCCGTTTCCATTTTTCTCTTCGCCTGTAATTGGCTAAGGGTTGACCTCGTCAGCCTGATGATTTTATTAGCTCTCGGTATCACAGAGCTAGTTTCCCCGATGGAAGCTTTTTCTGGCTTCAGCAATCCTGCAGTCATCACAGTCGCCGTTATGTTTATCATTAGTGCAGGCCTAACCCACACGGGAGCGCTACAGCCACTAACCACAAGACTTCTGAATATTTCCGGACAGAATGAACGCTATATGGTAATGACCATCATGGCGACTTCAGCAGTTTTTTCTGCATTTATCAACAATATCGCCGCCACGGCGTTGCTTATGCCGCTCGCCATTGAAATGGGGAAAAAAGGAAATGTGAGCCCGTCAAAACTCCTTATGCCCCTCGCCTTCGGATCGCTTCTAGGTGGGGTGTGCACCCTGATTGGCACACCGCCTAATCTTTTGGCCAATGCGCTGTTAAAACAACATGCAAATAGTTCCTTCACAATGTTTGATTATTCTCCGGTAGGAATTCTTCTTCTGATTACGGGAATCTTCTACATGATGACTCTGGGTCGTCGTTTACTGCCAGAACGCAAATCAGGCATCCTCACGACTGCATATCAGGTTAAAGAGTATATCGCAGAGGTCGAGGTCCTCCCAAGATCACTGATTGCAAATAAAACCATTGCAGCGTCACGACTTGAAGAAAATCACAAGCTTAAAGTAAGAGCAATATTACGTGGACGCCAAAATTTTCCGTTTCCGCACAAAAATCGCAAAATCTTGGCCGGGGATATCCTGTTTATCGAAGGAAATCCGAAAACAATTTTAGAATTGCATCGTGCGGAAGGACTACAGGTCGTCCCGGAAAAAGAATATCCGAAAAACCCTCAACGCGTTCGTGAAGATGTGCTGGTTATTGAAGCGTCATTAACCCCAACCAGTGAAATGGTAGGAAAGACGCTGCGCCGAGTGAAATTTGCAGACACCTATGGTTTAACGGTTTTAGCCATCTGGCGTTCAGGAGCGCCCGTAGTACGAAAAGTTGATCATGTGACCTTACGCTTTGGCGATGTCCTCCTCCTTCAGGGGACTCGGGATCATGTGCTACACCTCAGTCAAAGCCACGGATTTTTATTACTGGGAAACATTGAAACCAGCCCCTATCGCCCTCACAGAGGGCCAGCCTCAATCGCAATTCTGGCGGGTGCTATTTTATTAGCCACAACTGGAGTAATGCCGATCATGCTCTCGGCGACGCTTGGCGCCCTGTTAATGGTCCTCTCTGGGTGTCTCACAATCAAGGAAGCCTACGAAAGTATCGACTGGTCCATTATCCTTCTCATCGCGGGAACTCTTCCATTGGGGATCGCAATGGAAAGCAGTGGCCTGGCACAAAAGCTGGCAACAACCCTGATAAACTCTGCCGGCGATCTCGGCGCCTGGCCAATCCTGGCGATTCTGATATTTTTGACCTTAATCCTCACCGCGATTATGAGTAACGCAGCCACTGTGGTTTTGCTGGCACCTGTCGCCTATAGTTGCGCTGTCTCGTTAACAGTAGACCCCAAGCCGTTCTTTATGGGGATTGCAGTCGCGGCATCCATCTGCTTCATTTCTCCCATCGGTCACCAGTCCAATGCTCTCGTGATGGGTCCGGGTGGCTATAAATTTTTTGATTACACCCGCGTTGGTGTAGGCCTTAATCTTCTTTGCTGGTCTCTGGCGTCACTCCTTATCCCGCTTGTCTTCCCCTTTTAA
- the thiS gene encoding sulfur carrier protein ThiS — MKLLINGSSHELADRLTISQLLEQLKLYPDRVVLELNLKILTATENLDKELCDGDQLEIIQFVGGG, encoded by the coding sequence ATGAAACTTTTGATCAATGGTAGTTCTCATGAATTGGCAGACAGGCTGACCATTAGTCAATTATTGGAGCAGTTAAAACTTTATCCCGATAGAGTTGTTCTTGAACTTAACTTGAAGATCCTTACCGCAACCGAAAATCTGGACAAAGAACTATGCGATGGGGATCAGCTTGAAATTATTCAGTTTGTTGGTGGGGGCTGA
- a CDS encoding permease, with product MNAPWWQQFIDVVWLETTKMWWIFLLSASLVGLIKGYKLDLKIRDSVVRAGSYAIPLAVLIGMVSPLCACGILPVFITLAMVGTPLAPLMALLVTSPIMGPDALLLTWSGLGAEWAIYKIIGAAVLGLVSGFVILACERRGWLSSEMILLKPVFRDDGSLAPAAEIGANIGVHVKRMPVVPRESQLRFIFDRSLDAALFIGRYLLLAIVIEAFIVTLVPVSWVKVLVGGKSFWSLLMAALIGLPLPTNQIPIIPILSGLLAMGIDKGAAYTLLLAGPVTSLPAMIALGAMFERRLLLVFIALGLGLSVLMGLILQLTL from the coding sequence TTGAATGCTCCCTGGTGGCAGCAGTTCATTGATGTCGTGTGGCTTGAAACCACTAAAATGTGGTGGATATTTCTGCTCTCGGCATCGCTGGTCGGATTAATTAAAGGTTATAAACTTGATCTGAAAATCCGCGATTCCGTTGTGCGGGCTGGCAGTTATGCCATCCCGCTGGCGGTTTTGATCGGGATGGTCTCCCCATTATGTGCCTGCGGTATTTTACCCGTGTTCATCACCTTAGCTATGGTCGGAACCCCTCTGGCGCCACTAATGGCGCTATTGGTAACCTCTCCAATCATGGGGCCCGATGCTCTGCTTTTAACCTGGAGCGGACTCGGGGCCGAATGGGCCATCTATAAAATTATCGGGGCTGCTGTGCTTGGGCTGGTCTCCGGGTTCGTAATCCTGGCGTGTGAACGACGAGGCTGGTTGAGCAGTGAGATGATTTTGCTGAAACCCGTTTTTCGAGATGATGGTTCTTTGGCTCCCGCGGCTGAAATCGGGGCTAATATTGGCGTTCACGTTAAGCGCATGCCGGTTGTGCCTCGTGAGAGTCAACTCCGTTTTATTTTTGATCGCAGTCTGGATGCCGCCCTCTTTATCGGCCGCTATCTGCTGCTGGCGATTGTCATCGAAGCATTTATTGTCACGCTTGTACCTGTTTCCTGGGTCAAGGTTCTGGTGGGAGGGAAAAGTTTCTGGTCACTGCTCATGGCCGCTCTGATCGGGCTTCCTTTGCCGACTAACCAGATCCCGATTATTCCGATTCTATCGGGCCTTCTTGCCATGGGTATTGATAAGGGCGCCGCGTATACCTTGCTTCTGGCTGGACCCGTAACCAGTTTGCCCGCGATGATTGCGCTTGGGGCGATGTTTGAGCGACGCTTGTTGCTGGTTTTTATCGCCCTGGGGTTGGGACTTTCCGTATTGATGGGGTTAATTCTGCAACTGACGCTTTAG